TTAACTTACGGATATGCAACTATTATGGGTGAAGTTATTCCAAGAGGTGCAACACCAATTATTATTTACTAATTTGTAAATAAAAAACTTTATACTTTTTCTAAAGTATAGGGTTTTATTTTTAATATATTTGATTTTATTTTTATAGAAAAGATGATTATTGTTTGGCGAGAAGGTGTAGGAATCGAACCTACCGCGGCGTTTACACAAAAACCGCCGATCAGGGTTGAAGCCTGCGGTGCCCACCAGGGTCACATACCCCCCAAACGTAAATAAGACTGAAATTCTACAATAAAAAGATTAAAAAATTCTAAAAGGGTAAAAATGACTTTACTAAAATCTATTCCTAAGGTTGATAAATTAGCATCTAATGAAGCTTTTAAAAATTTATCAAACACTTTAATTACTTCAATTATAAAAAAAGAGATTGAAGAATTAAGACAAAATATTTTAGCTAAGAAAACTGATTCAATAGATGAAGAAGAATTAGTATCAAATATTTTAAAAGAGTATGAAACTATTATAAAACCCTCACTTCAAAAAGTTATAAATGCAACTGGAGTAATTGTTCATACAAACTTAGGAAGAAGTTTAATAAATAAAGATGTTTTTGAAAAAGCAAAAGATATAGCAACTTCATACAACAATTTAGAATATGATTTAAAGATGGGAAAAAGAGGAGAGAGATATTCTCATATCTCTAAAGTTTTTTGCGAACTTCTTGGATGTGAAGATGTTTTAATTGTAAACAACAATGCAAGTGCAGTTTTCTTAATCCTTAACACTTTTGCAAAAGGAAAAGAAGTTGCAGTAAGTAGAGGTGAACTTGTAGAAATTGGCGGAAGTTTTAGAGTTCCAGATGTTATGAGTAATAGTGGAGCTATTTTAAAAGAGATTGGAACTACAAATAAAACTCACCTAAGAGATTATGAAAATGCAATCAATGAAAACACTTCAATGCTTATGAAAGTACATAAATCAAACTACTCTATTGAAGGATTTTCTCAAGAAGTTTCTTTTAAAGAAGTTATTGATGTAGCACAAAAAAATGATGTGATAGACTACTATGATATGGGAAGTGGTCATTTAATTGATTTACCTTATGGATTAAAAGAGTCTGAACCTTCTGTATTAGATTATATGAAACATAATCCAAGTCTGCTTAGCTTTTCAGGAGATAAACTATTAGGTTCAGTACAAGCTGGAATCATAGTTGGAAAGAAAAAGTATATTGAGCAATTAAAGAAAAACCAGCTTCTAAGAATGCTAAGAGTTGATAAATTAACCCTTGCTATTTTAGAAGAGAATGTAAAGTCAATCCTTTTAAAAGATTTTGATTCAATTCCAACTCTTAAAATGCTTTTTAAAACATTTGAAGAGTTAGAAACAAATGCAAAAAGAATAAAAGAGGAAATCTCATCTTTTTGTACTTGTGAAATTATCGAAACTAAAACTGTAATTGGTGGAGGAACAACACCAAATAAAAAAATACCAACAATAGCTTTAAGTATTGAGTTTAAAAACTATAAACCTAATAAAATAGAAAAACTATTTAGAAAAAACAATATCATCGGAAGAATTGAAAATGAAAAATTCTTATTAGACTTTAGAACAATTTTAGAAGATGATTTAGATATTTTAATTGAAAAGATAGGACAGATTATAAATGAGTAACTATATTATTGGAACGTGTGGACATATTGACCATGGAAAAACTGCATTAATCCGTGCATTAAATGGTTATGAAGGTGATTCAACTAAAGAAGAACAACAAAGAGGAATAACTATTGATTTAAGTTTTTCAAATTTAAGCCAAGATGATAAGAATGTTGCTTTTATTGATGTTCCTGGACATGAAAAACTGATTAAAAATATGATTGCAGGAGCCTTTTCTTTTGATTGTGTGATGATTGTTGTAAGTGCTGTTGAGAAAATTATGCCTCAAACAATTGAGCATCTTGAAATTTTAAATCTTCTTGGAGTTAAAAACGCAATTTTAACTATCACTAAAAAAGATTTAGTAGATGAAGAAACACTAAAGAAAAATAAAGAAGAGATTGAACAGTTTATAAATGATGAGTATGATTTTAATATACTATTTTCTAAAGCAGTTTCTATTTACGATGAAGAGTCAATCAATAAACTAAAAGAAAAACTGTTTACACTTGATGCAAGTACAAAAATAGAAGAAAACTTCTTTAGATACTATGTGGATAGAGTTTTCTCTTCTTCAGGAAGTGGTACTATTGTAACAGGAACAGTTTTAGGAAAACCTCTAAAAAAAGATGAAAAAGTTTTTATTTGTGATATTAAAAAAGAAGCAAAAGTAAAAAACCTTCAAGTTCATGGAGAAAATAGTGAGATTTCTAACATATCAAATAGAACTGCAATTAATCTAAGTAATGTAAATACTAAAGATATTAAAAAAGGTTTCTTAATCTCTAAAAAAGGTTTTTTAAGAGGCTTTGATAAAATAGATATCTCTTTTAAATGTCTAAAAAACAAAACTATAAAACATAATCAAAAATACTCTATTTTTATTGGAACTAAAAGAGTTGAAGCTAGAGTTTTACTATTCAATTCTACGGAAGGATTTGAAGTATCACAAGGTTTTGCACAACTATCACTAAGTGAACCTATTTTCTCTATTTATAAAGAGAAAATTATCATTAGACAATCAAATGATACTATTGCAGGGGCAACTGTATTAAATCCAATTATTGACCCTATGAAAAAAAGTCAAAAATTAAATTTACTAGAAGCTTTAGAAAAAGAAGATATAGAAAATGCATATAAAATCCTACTAGAAGCTCATAAAAAAGGTCTAGGACTGGTATCTTCTGCACAAAGATTTGCACTAAGCCATGAAAAAGCATTAGAGTTTGCTAAAAGTTTAGAGAATGTATTTATTGATGAAAACTCACTAATCTTATATCCAATAGAGACAAAACAAGTAATCAAAGACATAATTGTATCAATTTATAAAAAGAATCAATATGCCCTACTTTCTGTTTCTTCAATTGCATTAAGACTTAAGTGGGCAAGTGAAAACTTTATTCAAATCGTTATGACAGAATTAGTAAATGAAGAGTTTTTAGTTCAAGATGGAAAACTATATAAAAGCTCAAATATTAAAGAAGATTTCAAAAAAAGTCTAGAAAATATCATTTTAAAAAGACTAGAACAAGAAGATGTTGCTCCAACAGCTCCATATAATATCTATGATGATTTAGATATTGATAGAAAAATGGGTGATAATATTCTAAAATCACTTTGTTCTAAAAAAAGTGTAATAAGATTACAACATAATATTTTTATCCACTCAGAAAGCTTAAGTAAAATTATACTTGAAATGAAAAATATCATTAGAAACGAAGGTTTTATCGATATTTCAAACTTCAAAGAAAAATTCCCACTTAGTAGAAAATACCTAATTAGCTACCTTGATTACTTAGATAATTTCTCAGAAATCAAAAAAGAAGAGAATAAAAGAGTATTTATCTCTTAATTTCTTCTTTAAAAATATCATTTTTTTTCACATTTAAACCAAAATGTAACCAAGCTATCTTATAATTATAGAATCAGGAGATTAAGATGTTAAAAAAATTTACAATCAAAACAAAAATTATTGTTTTAGTGGTATTCTCACTAAGTTTTCTAACAATAATTCTTACTTCTTTCTCAGTAAAAGAAGCAAAAGACAGTCTTTTAAACCAAAACTATGCAATGTTAACTGCAGCAAGAGATTCTAAATCAAACCAAATCTCAAACTTTTTTAAAGAGAGAATTGGAGATATCAATGTTCTTGCAAAAAGTTACAACATTGTTGAGCTAATTTATGATTTAAGAAATACGTATGATATGCTTGACATCGAAGAAAAAGGTGCATTCCCTGTTGATTCTGTTGTAATAAAAGATGCAACACAAAGACATGAAGCTTTTTTACAACACTATTTAAAAGAGTATGGATATTATGATATCTTTTTAATAGATGCAGACACATCACATGTAATCTATACAGCAGCAAAAGAGTCTGACTATGGTGCAAACTTAAAATATGGAAACCTAAAAAATAGTGGTCTTGGAAAAGTTTACCATCAAACAATGGCAAATAAAAGACCTACTTTTATTGATATGGAACCATATGCTCCAAGTAATAATGCCCCTGCAATGTTCTTAGGTAATCCAATTATTGATGAAGGAAAAGTAATTGCAATTTTAGTTTTCCAAATTAGTGATAGAGCTATAAATACTATCATGCAGTTTAGAGAAGGTTATGGTAAATCACAAGAAGATTATCTTGTAGGTGAAGATTTACTTATGAGAAGTGATAGTTACTTAAATCCAAAAGCATACTCACTTGTTGCATCATTTGCAAATAAAGCAAAGGTTGATACAGTTGCAGCAAAAAATGCACTTGCAGGAAAAGAGAATACAGAGATTATCATGGATTATAATAACAATCCTGTTTTATCTGCTTATTCTGAAGTTAAAATTGGAAAAGATTTCAAATGGGCAATTCTTTCAGAAATTGATGAAGCAGAAGTTTTAATAACTCCAAATGCAATTAGAAACCTAATTATTATAATCTCACTAGTTGTGCTAGTATTAGTGATTATTGGGACTATTATTGTAATTAACAATGTAATAGTTAAAAGATTAAAATCATTCCAAGAAGGATTACTAGGGTTCTTTAACTATATAAATAGAGATGCGAGCAATGTTCAAGAACTAGAAAGTGATAGTGAAGATGAAATAGGTCTTATGTCTAAAGCAGTTAATGAAAATATCTTAAAAGCACAAAAAGGTATTGAAGAAGATAGAGCTATTATTGATGAAACAATAAAAGTTTTAGGTGAATTTGAACAAGGTGATTTAAATCAAAGAATCACAACTCAAGTTAACAACCCTGCTTTAAATGAACTAAGAGATGTTTTAAATAAAATGGCTGACAACTTAGAAAGCAATATTGACAATATCCTAAAAGTATTAGGAGAATTTTCTAACTATAACTATAAAGATAGAGTAAATACAAGTGGTATTAAAGAACACTTAGAAAAACTTGGAGTTGGAGTTAACTCTTTAGGTGATTCAATTACTCAAATGTTAGTTGAAAATAAAAGAAATGGTCTTATTGTAGATGAGTCTTCAAATATTCTTCTAAGAAATGTAGATACATTAAATCAAGCATCAAATGAAGCTGCTGCTTCATTAGAAGAAACAGCTGCTGCTTTAGAAGAGATTACAGGAAATGTAAAATCAACTAGTTTAAAAGTTAGTGAAATGGCAGAGTTTGCAACACAAGTAACAAACTCAGCAAGTGAAGGTCAAGAGTTAGCAACAAAAACAACTTCAGCTATGGATGATATCAATGAGCAAGTAACAGCTATTAATGAAGCTATTACTGTTATTGATCAAATTGCTTTCCAAACAAATATTCTATCTTTAAATGCAGCAGTTGAAGCAGCTACTGCTGGTGAAGCTGGAAAAGGTTTTGCAGTTGTTGCACAAGAAGTTAGAAACTTAGCATCTAGATCTGCTGAAGCAGCAAAAGAGATTAAAGATTTAGTTGAAAATGCAAATATCAAAGCAAATGAAGGTAAAAATATTGCTGGAAATATGATTGAAGGTTATACTAGCTTAAATACAAATATTGATAAAACTATTGAGCTTATTTCAGATGTTTCAAATGCTTCTAAAGAGCAAGAGACTGGTATCGTTCAAATAAATGATGCAATTAACTCTCTTGACCAACAAACTCAGAAAAATGCAGCCGTAGCAACAGAGACACAAGAGATTGCTACAAATACAGCAGCTTTAGCAAAAGAGATTGTTTCAGAAGTGGATAAAAAAGAGTTTGAAGGAAAAAACAATATTGATATATCAAGAGATATAAAAAATAAAAGTAATCAAACTACACATTCAACTCCAGTACAAACTAATAAAGTAGTACACAAAGAACCTGCTAAAAAAATAGAGAAAAACCAAGCATTTAAAGACACTAGTTCAAATGATGAGTGGGAAACATTTTAAAAGAAAGACTCTTATAGAGTCTTCTTTTAAATCATAAACTGCCAATAAACTAAAGCAATAATTGTTATTGATAAAATTCCTAATAGATTAAATACAAATCCATATTTTGCCATATCTTTTACTTTTACAGCTCCACTACTCATAGCAATAGCATTTGGAGGAGTTGCAATAGGAAGCATAAAGGCATAAGAAGCACAAATAGTAGCTACGAATAAAATTAGTTGAATATCAATCTGAGCTGCTTCTCCTAAAGAATAGATTATTGGTAAAGCAATAGAGATAAGAGCTGTATTTGAAGTAACTTCTGTAGTAAAAGTCACAAGAGCAGCAACTAAAAGAATAAGTAACATTACAGGTAAAGAAGTCAAGGCTAATAAGTAACTTGCAATTTGCTCAGCTAATCCTGTTGAAGAAAAAGCCATTGCAATAGAAAAACCTGCACCAAATAAGAAAATGATTTCATATGGAATTTTTCTTGCATCTTCCCACTCTAAAAAACCTAATTTAGGAACAAACATTAAAAGTCCATATCCTAAAAGTATTCCTTTTTCATTGATTCCAAGACCAGAATAAAAAGGTTCAATTTTAGAGTTTACAAAAAGTAAAACAATAAGAGTAAGTAAAATCATTCCTAATCTTTTTTGCTCACTTGTTAAAAAAACTGCCTTTCCAATATCCTTATCTAACTCAATAGCCTTTGCTCCTAAAGATAAAATAAAAGGTATTATAATAAGCATTACTACAGCTAGTGGAGCTGTTAGGAAAATCCAATTTACAAAAGAAATTGTCTCAATACCTTTTTGCTCTAAGAATCCAAGAAGAATCAAGTTAGGTGGTGTTCCAATTGGAGTTACAATACCTCCAACACTTGCACCATATGCAATTGCAAGAACAAATCTTAATTTCAATGAAGTTTCATTTGTTAAAAACATTGCAATAGGAATAAGTAAAAGAGCTGTTGTAGTATTTGAAATTAGTGAACTTAAAAAAGCAGAAGTTACAGCTAAAGAAAAAATAATACCCCTTGTTGTGCTTGGGAAAATACTTAAAAGTTTATTTGCAATGTACTTATGTAATTCAGTTTTTTGAGTTGCAATTGCAATCATAAAACCACCTAAAAACAGAAATATTATTGACTTTGAATAATTAGATGATGTTTCTGTTGTACTTAAAATATCAAAAGAAGGAAATAATACTATCGGTAATAATGAAACAACCCCCAAAGGTAAGCCTTCATTTGTCCATAAAGAAACAAGTAAAACAAGTATTCCAATCAAAGTAGCATGTTGAACACTAAAAGTTGTTGATGCTAATGCAAAGCCAATTATCGCCAAAAAAACTGAAAATAATATCTTATTCATTTTTAACACTCCTATATAATTATCAATTATACAGAAATGCTCTTAAAATAATTTTCTATAAGCAGAATGATTACTAATTAATAACAAAATTAGTTTTTTTATGTAAAGTTCATTTAAAAGTAATAAATATACAATTAAATTACTATCAACCTCAAAAGGATATGCTATGCGTGAAGTTGAACTAGATAAAAAAACAATGATTGTTTCTGAGACAGATGAAAAAGGTATTATCATTTATGCAAATGATGATTTTTGTAGTATTGCTGGTTATACTAAGGAGGAGTTAATAGGTCAACCACACAATATTGTAAGGCATCCAGATATGCCAAAAGCAGCATTTAAAGACCTTTGGACAACAATCCAAGAAGGAAAAATCTGGAAAGGTATTGTAAAAAATAAAACAAAAGATGGAAACTATTATTGGGTAAATGCAACAGCTTACCCCTCTACTTCCTCAAATGGCAAGAAGAGATACATCTCTGTAAGAATTAAGCCCACAAGAAAAGAGATTGAAAAAGCCGAAGAGCTTTATAAAACTATGAATTAAAAGGATTTAAGATGTTTGGTTTCCTCAAAAAAAATAAAAAAAATGA
This window of the Arcobacter sp. F155 genome carries:
- a CDS encoding DASS family sodium-coupled anion symporter — translated: MNKILFSVFLAIIGFALASTTFSVQHATLIGILVLLVSLWTNEGLPLGVVSLLPIVLFPSFDILSTTETSSNYSKSIIFLFLGGFMIAIATQKTELHKYIANKLLSIFPSTTRGIIFSLAVTSAFLSSLISNTTTALLLIPIAMFLTNETSLKLRFVLAIAYGASVGGIVTPIGTPPNLILLGFLEQKGIETISFVNWIFLTAPLAVVMLIIIPFILSLGAKAIELDKDIGKAVFLTSEQKRLGMILLTLIVLLFVNSKIEPFYSGLGINEKGILLGYGLLMFVPKLGFLEWEDARKIPYEIIFLFGAGFSIAMAFSSTGLAEQIASYLLALTSLPVMLLILLVAALVTFTTEVTSNTALISIALPIIYSLGEAAQIDIQLILFVATICASYAFMLPIATPPNAIAMSSGAVKVKDMAKYGFVFNLLGILSITIIALVYWQFMI
- a CDS encoding PAS domain-containing protein translates to MREVELDKKTMIVSETDEKGIIIYANDDFCSIAGYTKEELIGQPHNIVRHPDMPKAAFKDLWTTIQEGKIWKGIVKNKTKDGNYYWVNATAYPSTSSNGKKRYISVRIKPTRKEIEKAEELYKTMN
- the selA gene encoding L-seryl-tRNA(Sec) selenium transferase — encoded protein: MTLLKSIPKVDKLASNEAFKNLSNTLITSIIKKEIEELRQNILAKKTDSIDEEELVSNILKEYETIIKPSLQKVINATGVIVHTNLGRSLINKDVFEKAKDIATSYNNLEYDLKMGKRGERYSHISKVFCELLGCEDVLIVNNNASAVFLILNTFAKGKEVAVSRGELVEIGGSFRVPDVMSNSGAILKEIGTTNKTHLRDYENAINENTSMLMKVHKSNYSIEGFSQEVSFKEVIDVAQKNDVIDYYDMGSGHLIDLPYGLKESEPSVLDYMKHNPSLLSFSGDKLLGSVQAGIIVGKKKYIEQLKKNQLLRMLRVDKLTLAILEENVKSILLKDFDSIPTLKMLFKTFEELETNAKRIKEEISSFCTCEIIETKTVIGGGTTPNKKIPTIALSIEFKNYKPNKIEKLFRKNNIIGRIENEKFLLDFRTILEDDLDILIEKIGQIINE
- a CDS encoding methyl-accepting chemotaxis protein; translation: MLKKFTIKTKIIVLVVFSLSFLTIILTSFSVKEAKDSLLNQNYAMLTAARDSKSNQISNFFKERIGDINVLAKSYNIVELIYDLRNTYDMLDIEEKGAFPVDSVVIKDATQRHEAFLQHYLKEYGYYDIFLIDADTSHVIYTAAKESDYGANLKYGNLKNSGLGKVYHQTMANKRPTFIDMEPYAPSNNAPAMFLGNPIIDEGKVIAILVFQISDRAINTIMQFREGYGKSQEDYLVGEDLLMRSDSYLNPKAYSLVASFANKAKVDTVAAKNALAGKENTEIIMDYNNNPVLSAYSEVKIGKDFKWAILSEIDEAEVLITPNAIRNLIIIISLVVLVLVIIGTIIVINNVIVKRLKSFQEGLLGFFNYINRDASNVQELESDSEDEIGLMSKAVNENILKAQKGIEEDRAIIDETIKVLGEFEQGDLNQRITTQVNNPALNELRDVLNKMADNLESNIDNILKVLGEFSNYNYKDRVNTSGIKEHLEKLGVGVNSLGDSITQMLVENKRNGLIVDESSNILLRNVDTLNQASNEAAASLEETAAALEEITGNVKSTSLKVSEMAEFATQVTNSASEGQELATKTTSAMDDINEQVTAINEAITVIDQIAFQTNILSLNAAVEAATAGEAGKGFAVVAQEVRNLASRSAEAAKEIKDLVENANIKANEGKNIAGNMIEGYTSLNTNIDKTIELISDVSNASKEQETGIVQINDAINSLDQQTQKNAAVATETQEIATNTAALAKEIVSEVDKKEFEGKNNIDISRDIKNKSNQTTHSTPVQTNKVVHKEPAKKIEKNQAFKDTSSNDEWETF
- the selB gene encoding selenocysteine-specific translation elongation factor; amino-acid sequence: MSNYIIGTCGHIDHGKTALIRALNGYEGDSTKEEQQRGITIDLSFSNLSQDDKNVAFIDVPGHEKLIKNMIAGAFSFDCVMIVVSAVEKIMPQTIEHLEILNLLGVKNAILTITKKDLVDEETLKKNKEEIEQFINDEYDFNILFSKAVSIYDEESINKLKEKLFTLDASTKIEENFFRYYVDRVFSSSGSGTIVTGTVLGKPLKKDEKVFICDIKKEAKVKNLQVHGENSEISNISNRTAINLSNVNTKDIKKGFLISKKGFLRGFDKIDISFKCLKNKTIKHNQKYSIFIGTKRVEARVLLFNSTEGFEVSQGFAQLSLSEPIFSIYKEKIIIRQSNDTIAGATVLNPIIDPMKKSQKLNLLEALEKEDIENAYKILLEAHKKGLGLVSSAQRFALSHEKALEFAKSLENVFIDENSLILYPIETKQVIKDIIVSIYKKNQYALLSVSSIALRLKWASENFIQIVMTELVNEEFLVQDGKLYKSSNIKEDFKKSLENIILKRLEQEDVAPTAPYNIYDDLDIDRKMGDNILKSLCSKKSVIRLQHNIFIHSESLSKIILEMKNIIRNEGFIDISNFKEKFPLSRKYLISYLDYLDNFSEIKKEENKRVFIS